The bacterium genome includes a window with the following:
- a CDS encoding dicarboxylate/amino acid:cation symporter, producing the protein MKLKGHHIILLLIMVGMLAGGVCGWAFGEKMLAVKFLGDLFLNSLKMMIIPLVVASMITGVASLGDIRRLGRTGLATVGYYFVTTGIAVAIGIFLANLIKPGAGVTPVAQELPSMVGEKTYTVVDVIVNMIPENVFEAAAETNVLPLIVVALVFGGILTTLGEKGQPVIKFFAGVNEAVMKLVYLVMMFAPVGVFALVSTKLGAAGGGEAFWGELFKLGKYAFTVLAGLALHAFVVLPLLLLLLARRNPFKYAFNLLTPFATAFSTASSIATLPMTLRAVERRNKVSNEAASFVLPLGATVNMDGTALYEAVAALFIAQAYGIHLGPAQQLVIFFTATLAAVGAAAIPEAGLVTMVIVLTSVGLPVEGIGAILAIDWFLDRCRTTVNVWGDSVGAAVVDRLEVSRRATREEVEEY; encoded by the coding sequence ATGAAACTCAAAGGCCACCACATCATCCTGCTGCTCATCATGGTCGGCATGCTCGCCGGCGGCGTCTGCGGTTGGGCCTTCGGCGAGAAGATGCTCGCCGTCAAGTTCCTGGGCGACCTCTTCCTCAACTCCCTCAAGATGATGATAATCCCGCTGGTGGTGGCGTCGATGATCACGGGGGTGGCGTCGCTGGGGGACATCCGGCGGCTGGGCCGGACCGGCCTCGCGACCGTCGGCTACTACTTCGTAACCACCGGCATCGCCGTCGCTATCGGCATCTTCCTCGCCAACCTGATTAAACCGGGCGCCGGCGTGACGCCCGTGGCGCAGGAGCTGCCGTCGATGGTGGGGGAGAAGACGTACACCGTCGTCGACGTCATCGTCAACATGATACCGGAGAACGTCTTCGAGGCCGCGGCCGAGACCAACGTCCTTCCCCTCATCGTCGTGGCGCTCGTCTTCGGCGGCATCCTGACGACGCTGGGCGAGAAGGGCCAACCGGTCATAAAGTTCTTCGCCGGCGTCAACGAAGCAGTCATGAAGCTCGTCTACCTGGTGATGATGTTCGCGCCGGTGGGCGTCTTCGCGCTGGTCTCGACGAAGCTGGGCGCCGCGGGGGGAGGCGAGGCGTTCTGGGGCGAGCTGTTCAAGCTGGGCAAGTACGCGTTCACGGTCCTCGCGGGCCTCGCGCTCCACGCCTTCGTCGTCCTGCCGCTGCTGCTGCTCCTGCTGGCGAGGCGCAACCCGTTCAAGTACGCGTTCAACCTGCTCACGCCCTTCGCCACCGCTTTCTCCACCGCCTCCTCCATCGCGACGCTGCCGATGACGCTCCGCGCCGTCGAGCGGCGCAACAAGGTCTCCAACGAGGCGGCGTCGTTCGTCCTGCCGCTGGGCGCGACGGTCAACATGGACGGGACGGCGCTCTACGAGGCGGTGGCGGCGCTCTTCATCGCCCAGGCGTACGGCATCCACCTCGGGCCGGCGCAGCAGCTCGTCATCTTCTTCACGGCGACGCTGGCGGCGGTGGGGGCCGCGGCCATCCCCGAGGCCGGCCTGGTAACGATGGTCATCGTGCTGACGTCGGTGGGCCTGCCGGTGGAGGGCATCGGCGCCATCCTCGCCATCGACTGGTTCCTGGACCGCTGCCGCACGACGGTTAACGTGTGGGGCGACAGCGTCGGCGCCGCGGTCGTCGACCGCCTGGAGGTAAGCCGCCGCGCCACCCGCGAAGAGGTGGAGGAGTACTAG